The Prunus persica cultivar Lovell chromosome G7, Prunus_persica_NCBIv2, whole genome shotgun sequence genome has a segment encoding these proteins:
- the LOC18770798 gene encoding beta-glucosidase 12 isoform X2: MADTTNTRYKCTSRLYINSMQEEHQKPSPLVRLGYVNAITLFALMCGASLWLCIGKYQILHWEKPSLRIDCPNLNRTNFDSLVPDFIFGAATSSYQVEGAANEDGRGPSIWDSFTHNHPEKIADQSNGDVAIDEYHRYKEDVEIIKNMSMEVYRFSISWSRVIPNGTGQPNPKGIEYYNNLINEILKKGMKPYVTLFHWDLPQALQEKYGGFLSPLIVDDYRAYVELCYKEFGDRVLYWVTANEPYTVSNHGYAIGVHAPGRCSYWYDQTCLGGNSGIEPYLVTHHQLLAHVAAVKLYRDKYQAFQKGVIGITVNTYWFVPTSKAKHDIDAAFRALDFMFGWFMDPLISGDYPHSMRSLVGKRLPKFTDEESKLLKGSYDFIGINYYSARYASAYPADYKIPTPPSYLTDAYVNVTTEFNGVPIGPKAASDWLYIYPKGLYDVILYTKEKYNNPIMYITENGVDEFNNNKVPLQIALKDPDRSYYYYHHLCYLQAAIKEGANVQGYFAWSFLDNFEWNSGYTVRFGINYVDYANGLKRYPKDSMQWFQSFLKRS, from the exons ATGGCTGACACTACAAACACGAGATACAAATGCA CCTCTAGGCTGTACATAAACTCCATGCAGGAAGAGCACCAAAAGCCCTCTCCACTTGTAAGACTTGGTTATGTCAATGCAATTACGCTCTTTGCTCTTATGTGTGGTGCTTCTCTTTGGCTTTGCATTGGCAAATACCAAATCCTGCATTGGGAAAAACCCTCTCTACGCATTGATTGCCCAAATCTGAACAGGACCAATTTTGATTCTCTTGTACCAGATTTCATATTTGGCGCTGCTACATCATCTTACCAG GTAGAAGGTGCTGCAAACGAAGATGGTAGAGGACCAAGCATATGGGATTCCTTCACCCACAACCATCCAG AAAAGATCGCAGATCAAAGTAATGGAGATGTCGCTATTGATGAATATCATCGCTATAAG GAGGATGTGGAGATTATAAAGAATATGTCAATGGAAGTGTACAGGTTCTCTATCTCATGGTCCAGAGTGATACCAA ACGGAACTGGTCAACCTAACCCGAAAGGAATCGAATACTACAATAATCTCATCAATGAAATCCTAAAGAAAG GTATGAAACCATATGTTACACTCTTTCACTGGGATCTTCCCCAAGCCTTACAGGAGAAATATGGTGGTTTCTTAAGCCCTCTTATTGT CGATGACTATAGAGCATATGTAGAACTTTGTTATAAGGAATTTGGTGATCGAGTACTATATTGGGTGACAGCTAATGAGCCATATACTGTGAGTAACCATGGTTATGCAATTGGGGTCCACGCACCAGGCCGATGCTCTTATTGGTACGACCAAACATGCCTTGGTGGAAATTCGGGTATTGAACCATATTTGGTGACACACCACCAACTCCTTGCTCATGTTGCCGCTGTAAAATTATACAGGGATAAATATCAG GCATTTCAAAAAGGTGTGATAGGAATAACAGTGAATACTTACTGGTTTGTGCCCACTTCTAAGGCAAAGCATGATATAGATGCTGCATTTCGAgctttggattttatgtttgGATG GTTTATGGACCCATTGATAAGTGGTGACTATCCACATAGCATGCGATCTCTTGTTGGAAAACGATTACCAAAATTCACAGATGAAGAATCCAAGTTGCTGAAAGGGTCATATGATTTTATTGGAATAAATTACTATTCTGCAAGATATGCAAGCGCTTACCCTGCGGATTATAAAATACCTACGCCTCCAAGCTACTTGACTGATGCTTATGTTAATGTTACAA CTGAGTTTAATGGGGTTCCTATTGGTCCAAAG GCTGCTTCAGACTGGTTATATATTTACCCAAAAGGACTTTACGATGTTATACTCTACACAAAGGAAAAGTATAATAATCCAATTATGTACATTACTGAGAATG GAGTGGATGAGTTCAATAATAACAAAGTACCACTTCAAATAGCCCTTAAGGATCCCGATAGAAGTTACTACTACTATCACCACCTTTGTTACCTCCAAGCAGCAATTAA GGAGGGTGCTAATGTGCAGGGATACTTTGCATGGTCATTTCTAGACAACTTTGAATGGAATTCTGGATACACTGTTCGGTTTGGTATCAACTATGTTGATTATGCCAATGGACTGAAAAGATACCCAAAAGACTCGATGCAGTGGTTCCAAAGTTTCCTCAAGAGATCATAA
- the LOC18770798 gene encoding beta-glucosidase 12 isoform X1, whose product MADTTNTRYKCTSRLYINSMQEEHQKPSPLVRLGYVNAITLFALMCGASLWLCIGKYQILHWEKPSLRIDCPNLNRTNFDSLVPDFIFGAATSSYQVEGAANEDGRGPSIWDSFTHNHPEKIADQSNGDVAIDEYHRYKEDVEIIKNMSMEVYRFSISWSRVIPNGTGQPNPKGIEYYNNLINEILKKGMKPYVTLFHWDLPQALQEKYGGFLSPLIVDDYRAYVELCYKEFGDRVLYWVTANEPYTVSNHGYAIGVHAPGRCSYWYDQTCLGGNSGIEPYLVTHHQLLAHVAAVKLYRDKYQAFQKGVIGITVNTYWFVPTSKAKHDIDAAFRALDFMFGWQVFMDPLISGDYPHSMRSLVGKRLPKFTDEESKLLKGSYDFIGINYYSARYASAYPADYKIPTPPSYLTDAYVNVTTEFNGVPIGPKAASDWLYIYPKGLYDVILYTKEKYNNPIMYITENGVDEFNNNKVPLQIALKDPDRSYYYYHHLCYLQAAIKEGANVQGYFAWSFLDNFEWNSGYTVRFGINYVDYANGLKRYPKDSMQWFQSFLKRS is encoded by the exons ATGGCTGACACTACAAACACGAGATACAAATGCA CCTCTAGGCTGTACATAAACTCCATGCAGGAAGAGCACCAAAAGCCCTCTCCACTTGTAAGACTTGGTTATGTCAATGCAATTACGCTCTTTGCTCTTATGTGTGGTGCTTCTCTTTGGCTTTGCATTGGCAAATACCAAATCCTGCATTGGGAAAAACCCTCTCTACGCATTGATTGCCCAAATCTGAACAGGACCAATTTTGATTCTCTTGTACCAGATTTCATATTTGGCGCTGCTACATCATCTTACCAG GTAGAAGGTGCTGCAAACGAAGATGGTAGAGGACCAAGCATATGGGATTCCTTCACCCACAACCATCCAG AAAAGATCGCAGATCAAAGTAATGGAGATGTCGCTATTGATGAATATCATCGCTATAAG GAGGATGTGGAGATTATAAAGAATATGTCAATGGAAGTGTACAGGTTCTCTATCTCATGGTCCAGAGTGATACCAA ACGGAACTGGTCAACCTAACCCGAAAGGAATCGAATACTACAATAATCTCATCAATGAAATCCTAAAGAAAG GTATGAAACCATATGTTACACTCTTTCACTGGGATCTTCCCCAAGCCTTACAGGAGAAATATGGTGGTTTCTTAAGCCCTCTTATTGT CGATGACTATAGAGCATATGTAGAACTTTGTTATAAGGAATTTGGTGATCGAGTACTATATTGGGTGACAGCTAATGAGCCATATACTGTGAGTAACCATGGTTATGCAATTGGGGTCCACGCACCAGGCCGATGCTCTTATTGGTACGACCAAACATGCCTTGGTGGAAATTCGGGTATTGAACCATATTTGGTGACACACCACCAACTCCTTGCTCATGTTGCCGCTGTAAAATTATACAGGGATAAATATCAG GCATTTCAAAAAGGTGTGATAGGAATAACAGTGAATACTTACTGGTTTGTGCCCACTTCTAAGGCAAAGCATGATATAGATGCTGCATTTCGAgctttggattttatgtttgGATGGCAAGT GTTTATGGACCCATTGATAAGTGGTGACTATCCACATAGCATGCGATCTCTTGTTGGAAAACGATTACCAAAATTCACAGATGAAGAATCCAAGTTGCTGAAAGGGTCATATGATTTTATTGGAATAAATTACTATTCTGCAAGATATGCAAGCGCTTACCCTGCGGATTATAAAATACCTACGCCTCCAAGCTACTTGACTGATGCTTATGTTAATGTTACAA CTGAGTTTAATGGGGTTCCTATTGGTCCAAAG GCTGCTTCAGACTGGTTATATATTTACCCAAAAGGACTTTACGATGTTATACTCTACACAAAGGAAAAGTATAATAATCCAATTATGTACATTACTGAGAATG GAGTGGATGAGTTCAATAATAACAAAGTACCACTTCAAATAGCCCTTAAGGATCCCGATAGAAGTTACTACTACTATCACCACCTTTGTTACCTCCAAGCAGCAATTAA GGAGGGTGCTAATGTGCAGGGATACTTTGCATGGTCATTTCTAGACAACTTTGAATGGAATTCTGGATACACTGTTCGGTTTGGTATCAACTATGTTGATTATGCCAATGGACTGAAAAGATACCCAAAAGACTCGATGCAGTGGTTCCAAAGTTTCCTCAAGAGATCATAA
- the LOC18769815 gene encoding thioredoxin-like 3-1, chloroplastic, whose product MSVLAANSHILCREMHHREHQQQFWISGGSLLLRKASSGFGLLNRNRDDGKKMLKWDFKVEAFWNDSRPTVVELEAINDCDHFDQILSHAQEQSQPIIIDWMAAWCRKCIYLKPKLEKLAAEYDTKVKFYYVDVNKVPQALVKRGNISKMPTIQIWKDGEFKAEVIGGHQAWLVLDEVREMIQKFV is encoded by the exons ATGTCTGTTTTGGCAGCAAATTCTCACATTTTGTGTAGAGAAATGCATCACAGAGAGCATCAGCAACAGTTTTGGATCAGTGGTGGCAGCTTGTTGCTGCGAAAAGCTTCTTCTGGGTTTGGACTTTTGAACAGAAACAGAGATGATGGCAAGAAGATGTTGAAGTGGGACTTCAAAGTTGAGGCTTTTTGGAATGATTCAAGACCCACTGTTGTAGAGCTGGAAGCCATCAACGACTGTGATCACTTTGATCAGATTCTAAGCCATGCACAAGAGCAATCCCAGCCCATTATCATTGACTg GATGGCAGCTTGGTGCCGCAAATGCATTTATTTGAAGCCTAAATTGGAGAAATTGGCTGCTGAATATGACACCaa GGTCAAGTTCTATTATGTTGATGTCAACAAGGTACCTCAAGCTCTGGTTAAGCGTGGAAACATCTCT AAAATGCCAACAATTCAG ATATGGAAAGATGGGGAGTTTAAAGCAGAAGTGATTGGGGGACATCAAGCCTGGCTTGTACTTGATGAAGTGAGAGAAATGATCCAAAAATTTGTGTGA
- the LOC18770916 gene encoding DNA-3-methyladenine glycosylase isoform X2 encodes MLMRDEMKRTRRSKQVTAKSSKSPIPANRIRDEDDDEAWPSQPSESLAVTVVNPKKSKSQLQTKPGSIPDNPPEEMTILPFTFFQIDALDLAPRLLGKFLRRDDVVLQITEVEAYRQNDSACHGRFGVTARTAPVFGPGGNAYVYLCYGLHTMLNVVADKEGVGAAVLIRSCAPVSGLETIQQRRGQKTDKPVLLNGPGKIGQALGLSTEWSNHPLYTPGGLEILDGPEPEKMLIGPRVGIEYALPEHVNALWRFAVAGTSWISAPKNTLRPP; translated from the exons ATGTTGATGCGAGACGAAATGAAGAGAACACGGCGATCCAAACAAGTCACCGCCAAATCCTCCAAGAGTCCAATTCCAGCCAACCGAATCAGGGATGAGGACGATGACGAAGCTTGGCCGAGTCAACCTTCCGAGTCATTGGCCGTTACGGTGGTCAATCCCAAGAAGTCCAAATCTCAACTCCAAACCAAACCCGGCTCAATCCCAGACAATCCACCCGAAGAAATGACGATCTTGCCCTTCACTTTCTTCCAAATTGACGCCCTAGACCTCGCCCCACGTTTGCTCGGCAAGTTTCTCAGGCGTGACGATGTTGTTCTTCAGATTACCGAG GTAGAAGCTTATAGGCAAAATGACTCGGCTTGTCATGGTCGATTTGGCGTAACTGCAAGAACAGCCCCCGTT TTTGGGCCTGGAGGAAATGCATATGTTTATCTTTGCTATGGCCTTCATACAATGCTGAATGTTGTTGCTGACAAGGAGGGAGTTGGAGCTGCCGTCCTAATACGTTCTTGTGCTCCAGTTAGTG GACTGGAGACCATTCAGCAGCGTCGAGGTCAGAAGACTGATAAGCCTGTGCTACTTAATGGACCTGGAAAG atcGGTCAAGCACTGGGACTTTCTACAGAATGGTCTAACCATCCCCTATATACTCCTG GTGGTCTGGAGATCTTAGACGGTCCGGAGCCTGAAAAGATGTTGATTGGTCCCCGTGTGGGCATCGAGTATGCTTTACCTGAGCATGTCAATGCATTGTGGAGATTTGCAGTTGCAGGCACATCTTGGATAAGTGCTCCTAAAAACACTCTCAGGCCACCCTGA
- the LOC18770916 gene encoding DNA-3-methyladenine glycosylase isoform X1, with translation MLMRDEMKRTRRSKQVTAKSSKSPIPANRIRDEDDDEAWPSQPSESLAVTVVNPKKSKSQLQTKPGSIPDNPPEEMTILPFTFFQIDALDLAPRLLGKFLRRDDVVLQITEVEAYRQNDSACHGRFGVTARTAPVFGPGGNAYVYLCYGLHTMLNVVADKEGVGAAVLIRSCAPVSVKIIIGLETIQQRRGQKTDKPVLLNGPGKIGQALGLSTEWSNHPLYTPGGLEILDGPEPEKMLIGPRVGIEYALPEHVNALWRFAVAGTSWISAPKNTLRPP, from the exons ATGTTGATGCGAGACGAAATGAAGAGAACACGGCGATCCAAACAAGTCACCGCCAAATCCTCCAAGAGTCCAATTCCAGCCAACCGAATCAGGGATGAGGACGATGACGAAGCTTGGCCGAGTCAACCTTCCGAGTCATTGGCCGTTACGGTGGTCAATCCCAAGAAGTCCAAATCTCAACTCCAAACCAAACCCGGCTCAATCCCAGACAATCCACCCGAAGAAATGACGATCTTGCCCTTCACTTTCTTCCAAATTGACGCCCTAGACCTCGCCCCACGTTTGCTCGGCAAGTTTCTCAGGCGTGACGATGTTGTTCTTCAGATTACCGAG GTAGAAGCTTATAGGCAAAATGACTCGGCTTGTCATGGTCGATTTGGCGTAACTGCAAGAACAGCCCCCGTT TTTGGGCCTGGAGGAAATGCATATGTTTATCTTTGCTATGGCCTTCATACAATGCTGAATGTTGTTGCTGACAAGGAGGGAGTTGGAGCTGCCGTCCTAATACGTTCTTGTGCTCCAGTTAGTG TGAAAATCATTATAGGACTGGAGACCATTCAGCAGCGTCGAGGTCAGAAGACTGATAAGCCTGTGCTACTTAATGGACCTGGAAAG atcGGTCAAGCACTGGGACTTTCTACAGAATGGTCTAACCATCCCCTATATACTCCTG GTGGTCTGGAGATCTTAGACGGTCCGGAGCCTGAAAAGATGTTGATTGGTCCCCGTGTGGGCATCGAGTATGCTTTACCTGAGCATGTCAATGCATTGTGGAGATTTGCAGTTGCAGGCACATCTTGGATAAGTGCTCCTAAAAACACTCTCAGGCCACCCTGA
- the LOC18769679 gene encoding activator of 90 kDa heat shock protein ATPase homolog: MAKYGEGHKRWIVEDRPDGANVHNWHWAETDCLGWSRDLLTKLLNNLTVLDGEGNIHLKTKTVDKVDGEAYVNIRKGKIIPGYEISLSLSWEGEAKDADGKSLLKVDGVVEIPYIADENADEDPEVKISVKDEGPIGKRLKEAMLAKGKPLILEKVRVYVESIAKGGPVKDEVEAKKIATKSNSTAAVAAAAGEVKKEVVVEKKEVKKKKESKKGFKTISMTEKFSCRAKDLFEILMDENRWKGFSQSNAKISKEVGGQISIFDGSVTGTNLELQNGSLIVQKWRFGSWPDGIDSTVRLTLEEPEPGLTVVKLTHSDIPEEDRYGNATVVENTERGWRDLIFQRIRAVFGFGI; the protein is encoded by the exons ATGGCGAAGTATGGCGAGGGCCACAAGCGATGGATCGTGGAGGACAGGCCAGACGGAGCCAACGTCCACAACTGGCACTGGGCCGAGACCGATTGCCTCGGTTGGTCACGCGACCTCCTCACCAAGCTCCTCAACAACCTCACAGTTCTCGATGGCGAAGGCAACATTCATCTCAAGACCAAGACCGTCGACAAGGTCGACGGCGAGGCCTACGTCAACATCCGGAAGGGCAAGATCATCCCCGGCTACGAAATCAGCCTCAGTCTTTCCTGGGAAGGCGAGGCCAAAGACGCCGATGGAAAATCGCTGCTTAAGGTCGATGGGGTGGTGGAGATTCCTTATATTGCGGACGAGAACGCTGATGAGGACCCGGAGGTCAAGATTTCAGTTAAGGATGAGGGGCCCATTGGGAAGAGGCTTAAAGAGGCCATGTTGGCTAAAGGGAAGCCTTTGATTTTGGAGAAGGTTAGGGTTTATGTAGAGAGTATTGCGAAAGGTGGGCCCGTTAAGGACGAAGTAGAGGCTAAGAAGATTGCCACAAAGAGTAATTCGACGGCGGCAGTAGCGGCTGCTGCGGGGGAGGTGAagaaggaggtggtggtggagaagaaggaggtgaagaagaagaaggagagtAAAAAAGGGTTCAAGACGATTAGTATGACTGAGAAGTTTAGTTGCAGAGCGAAAGATTTGTTTGAGATTTTGATGGATGAGAATAGATGGAAGGGTTTTAGTCAGAGCAATGCCAAGATAAGCAAGGAGGTTGGTGGGCAGATTAGCATTTTCGATGGGTCGGTGACGGGTACCAATTTGGAGTTGCAGAATGGGAGTTTGATTGTGCAGAAATGGAGATTTGGGAGCTGGCCTGATGGCATTGATTCAACG GTGAGGCTTACACTTGAAGAGCCTGAACCTGGGCTCACTGTTGTCAAGCTAACACATTCGGATATTCCTGAGGAAGACAG ATATGGGAATGCGACTGTGGTGGAGAATACGGAGAGAGGATGGCGGGATCTTATTTTCCAGAGGATACGGgcagtttttggttttggaatttga
- the LOC18771714 gene encoding gamma-tubulin complex component 3, which yields MEEEDQQKVADLIKELVIRLLSQNPNSESHPPTPNSPQFQSSLRYAFRLISSRLTPSVSPDAAAIAESTKRRLATQGKSSQALTFADLYTKFASKTGPGSVNNKWAVLYLLKIISEDRKNVKTQLGSLVLLPNLALNDGELGNESRVLLGKGNKEKGWNNGVLLVLKDPENLREIAFREFVNLIKEENEVSEEVLVRDVLYACQGIDGKYVKFDSGADGYVLSDVIKVPRAIRLMVRKLCELGWLFRKVKGYISESMDGFPSEDVGTVGQAFCAALQDELSDYYKLLAVLEAQSMNPIPLVSETASSGNYLSLRRLSVWFAEPMVKMRLMAVLVDKCRVLRGGAMAGAIHLHAQHGDPLVHEFMGRLLRRVCSPLFEMVRSWVLEGELEDVFAEFFVVGQPVKAESLWREGYLLHAGMLPSFISQSLAQRILRTGKSINFLRVCCEDRGWADAATEAAAAAGTSTRRWGLGYGETDALESLVDGAAKRVDKHLLDVIYNQYKFKEHCLAIKRYLLLGQGDFVQYLMDIVGPELSEPANTISSFQLAGLLETAVRASNAQYDDRDILDRLKVKMMPHGIGDRGWDVFSLEYDARVPLDTVFTESVMAKYLRIFNFLWKLRRVEHALIGAWKTMKPNCITSRSFMKLQHAVKLQLLSTLRRCQVLWDEMNHFVSNLQYYIMFEVLEVSWSNFLNEMEVAKDLDDLLAAHEKYLHSIVEKSLLGERSQTLYSSLFALFDLILKFRSHADRLSEGINELQARTLESSVPSRNKSKTKKRLNDTSEPGSWVSEGRKALTQRAGEFLRNMGQDLDALSKEYSSLLEDFISKLPMQQHVDLKFLLFRLDFTEFYSQLRPST from the exons atggaagaagaagaccagCAAAAAGTCGCAGATCTGATCAAAGAGCTCGTCATTCGCTTGCTCTCCCAAAACCCCAACTCTGAATCTCACCCACCAACTCCCAACTCCCCTCAATTCCAAAGCTCACTTCGCTACGCGTTTCGGTTGATCTCGAGTCGATTAACTCCATCTGTTTCTCCAGATGCCGCCGCCATAGCCGAGTCCACCAAGCGCCGCCTCGCCACTCAAGGTAAGTCCTCCCAAGCGCTCACTTTCGCCGACCTTTATACTAAATTCGCATCGAAAACCGGACCAGGAAGTGTAAATAACAAATGGGCAGTCCTTTATTTGCTCAAAATTATATCTGAGGATCGAAAAAATGTGAAAACCCAGTTGGGTTCTTTGGTTTTGTTGCCCAATTTGGcgttaaacgacggtgaattGGGCAACGAGTCGAGGGTTTTGTTGGGTAAGGGAAATAAGGAAAAGGGTTGGAACAATGGGGTTTTGTTAGTTTTGAAAGACCCTGAAAATCTTCGGGAAATTGCATTTAGGGAGTTTGTGAACTTGATTaaggaagaaaatgaagtttctGAAGAGGTTTTGGTGAGAGATGTGTTGTATGCTTGTCAAGGCATTGATGGAAAGTATGTGAAATTTGATTCTGGTGCTGATGGCTATGTTTTATCAGATGTGATTAAGGTTCCGAGAGCAATCCGCCTTATGGTTCGAAAGCTTTGTGAATTGGGGTGGTTGTTTAGGAAGGTTAAAGGGTATATTTCAGAGAGTATGGATGGGTTTCCATCTGAAGATGTTGGAACCGTTGGTCAGGCCTTTTGTGCTGCATTACAAGATGAGCTCTCCGATTACTATAAGTTGTTGGCAGTGCTTGAAGCACAGTCAATGAATCCAATTCCTTTGGTTTCAGAGACAGCAAGCTCAGGGAATTATCTTTCGCTGAGGAGGTTGTCTGTATGGTTTGCAGAGCCAATGGTGAAAATGAGGTTGATGGCCGTTTTGGTTGATAAATGTAGGGTTTTAAGGGGTGGGGCAATGGCTGGAGCTATTCATTTGCATGCCCAGCATGGTGATCCATTGGTGCACGAGTTCATGGGGCGCTTACTCCGGCGGGTGTGTTCTCCACTATTTGAGATGGTGAGGAGTTGGGTTTTGGAGGGAGAGTTGGAAGATGTTTTTGCAGAATTCTTTGTCGTTGGCCAGCCAGTGAAAGCTGAGTCTCTTTGGAGGGAAGGTTACCTGCTCCATGCTGGGATGCTTCCTTCTTTTATTTCACAATCTCTTGCACAGCGCATTCTGAGGACTGGCAAGTCAATCAATTTCCTTCGTGTCTGTTGTGAGGACCGTGGTTGGGCTGATGCTGCAACAGAAGCGGCAGCTGCTGCTGGTACCTCAACAAGAAGATGGGGTCTTGGATATGGTGAAACTGATGCTCTTGAGTCTTTGGTCGATGGAGCAGCAAAAAGAGTTGATAAGCATTTGTTGGATGTTATTTACAACCAGTATAAGTTCAAAGAGCACTGTCTTGCAATAAAGCGGTATTTACTGCTTGGACAGGGTGACTTTGTTCAGTATCTAATGGATATTGTCGGACCAGAGCTTTCTGAACCTGCTAACACTATAAGCTCTTTTCAGCTAGCTGGGTTGCTGGAAACTGCAGTCCGAGCATCTAATGCTCAGTATGATGATCGTGATATATTGGATAGGTTAAAGGTAAAGATGATGCCACATGGAATTGGTGATAGGGGCTGGGATGTGTTCTCATTGGAATATGATGCAAGAGTTCCTCTAGATACTGTTTTTACGGAGTCTGTGATGGCAAagtatttaagaatttttaatttcttgtgGAAGCTTCGACGAGTAGAGCATGCTCTTATTGGTGCTTGGAAAACGATGAAACCAAATTGTATCACTTCGCGTTCCTTCATGAAGCTGCAGCATGCAGTTAAGTTGCAGTTGCTCTCAACTCTGAGGCGATGCCAGGTTCTTTGGGATGAGATGAATCATTTTGTCTCAAATTTGCAATACTATATTATGTTTGAAGTCTTGGAGGTGTCATGGTCCAactttttgaatgaaatggaGGTGGCCAAGGACCTTGATGATCTACTTGCTGCACATGAAAAATACCTCCATTCGATTGTGGAGAAATCCCTCCTTGGAGAACGTTCCCAAACCCTTTACAGTTCACTCTTTGCCTTGTTTGATCTTATATTGAAATTCCGAAGTCATGCAGATCGATTGTCTGAAGGAATTAATGAGTTGCAAGCAAG AACCTTGGAATCCTCCGTACCGTCTCGAAACAAgagtaaaacaaaaaagagattaAATGATACATCAGAGCCTGGGTCCTGGGTCAGTGAGGGTAGGAAGGCCCTCACACAACGTGCTGGTGAATTTCTTCGGAATATGGGACAAGATCTAGATGCACTATCAAAAGAATATTCATCATTGCTTGAGGATTTTATTTCTAAGTTACCCATGCAGCAGCATGTTGATTTGAAGTTCCTCCTATTTCGGCTTGACTTCACTGAATTTTATAGCCAATTGCGTCCTAGTACGTAG